Proteins encoded by one window of Labrus bergylta chromosome 2, fLabBer1.1, whole genome shotgun sequence:
- the LOC136181328 gene encoding general transcription factor II-I repeat domain-containing protein 2, with protein MSSKRKVDNEHRQVQKRWTLQYFFVEFSGHATCLICQERIVVLKENNLKRHYYTKHGEQYEKYQGEERKQRATQLQRGLLSQQSLFHKSKEEADAAVEASYVLSELIARTGKPFTEGQFLKECMLQVADILCPEKKSLFNNIYLLANTVAERISSLSSDIYEQLCDRAKRFTAYSVALDESTDKTDTAQLSIFNRGNNDQFEVTEELMSLCVMHGRSTAKDSFQQLSDAIKRAGLPWNRLVGITTDGAPSMTGKKNGLVALVQRKLEEESVDPAVVLHCIVHQQALCSKCLKYEHVMSVVLKCINYIRSRGLQHRQFRAFLEEIESVYSDVLYFTDVCWLSRGNVLKRFFELRAEVRRFMENGRTDVPDLHDPKWVMHDLAFLVDITQQLNILNLKLQGPDQLITAAYESVKAFCTNLRLWKTQLSAKNLSHFPACRSLVEQGTAFSGDEYASAIDNLLQEFDQRFVDFKEHRVTFQVFADPFSADVESVPSVLQMELVDLQFNSELKNKFREVQGKADLTGQFLRELPASFPELSKLFSRVMCLFGSTYLCEKLFSTMNFKKCKYRSRLSDAHLEAVLRVSTVTSIKVNVAHLCEQKRCQVSGKK; from the coding sequence ATGTCgtcaaaaaggaaagttgacAATGAACACAGACAGGTTCAAAAACGATGGacattacagtatttttttgtgGAGTTTAGTGGACATGCAACCTGCCTGATATGTCAGGAAAGAATTGTCGTTTTAAAGGAGAACAATCTCAAGCGTCATTACTACACTAAACACGGAGAGCAGTATGAAAAGTaccagggagaggagaggaaacagcgTGCCACGCAGCTACAGAGAGGACTTCTTTCTCAGCAAAGTCTTTTCCATAAATCCAAGGAGGAGGCTGATGCTGCTGTTGAAGCAAGTTACGTGTTGAGTGAATTAATTGCCAGAACGGGGAAACCATTCACGGAAGGACAGTTTCTGAAGGAGTGCATGTTGCAAGTTGCTGACATTCTGTGTCCAGAAAAGAAGAGTTTGTTTAACAATATTTATCTTTTGGCAAACACTGTGGCAGAGCGGATTAGCAGTTTATCAAGTGACATTTATgagcagttatgtgacagagcAAAACGTTTCACTGCATACTCTGTGGCGCTTGATGAAAGCACGGATAAAACGGACACTGCCCAGCTGTCCATTTTCAACAGGGGTAATAATGACCAATTCGAAGTGACTGAAGAgttgatgagtttgtgcgtaaTGCACGGCCGCTCTACAGCCAAGGACAGTTTTCAGCAGCTCTCTGACGCGATTAAGCGCGCGGGTTTGCCATGGAATAGACTGGTTGGCATCACCACTGACGGAGCCCCGTCCATGACAGGCAAAAAAAACGGTCTAGTAGCGCTGGTACAGAGAAAATTAGAGGAGGAAAGTGTAGATCCAGCAGTTGTTCTGCACTGCATTGTACACCAACAGGCACTGTGCAGCAAATGCCTGAAATATGAACATGTCATGTCTGTTGTCCTGAAATGTATAAACTACATCAGGTCCAGGGGTTTACAGCACCGCCAGTTCCGGGCCTTTCTAGAGGAGATTGAGTCAGTATATAGTGACGTCCTTTACTTTACTGATGTGTGCTGGCTCAGCAGGGGAAACGTCTTGAAGAGATTTTTTGAGTTAAGAGCAGAGGTTAGGAGATTTATGGAGAATGGCAGAACGGATGTTCCTGATTTGCATGATCCTAAATGGGTTATGCATGACCTTGCATTCCTAGTGGACATAACACAGCAGCTGAACATCCTCAACCTGAAGCTCCAGGGTCCTGATCAGCTCATAACAGCAGCAtatgaaagtgtgaaagccttCTGCACAAACCTGAGATTGTGGAAAACTCAGCTCTCTGCCAAAAACCTCAGTCATTTCCCAGCATGCAGATCTCTTGTGGAACAGGGCACAGCATTCAGTGGTGATGAATATGCCTCTGCTATTGACAATCTTCTGCAGGAGTTTGATCAGCGTTTTGTTGACTTCAAGGAACACCGGGTCACTTTCCAGGTATTTGCAGACCCTTTTTCAGCTGATGTTGAGAGTGTCCCAAGTGTGTTGCAGATGGAACTTGTTGACCTGCAGTTTAACAgtgaactgaaaaataaattcagagaGGTACAGGGGAAGGCAGACCTGACTGGACAGTTTCTAAGAGAATTACCTGCATCCTTCCCAGAGCTATCCAAATTGTTCAGTCGTGTAATGTGCCTTTTTGGAAGCACATACCTGTGTGAGAAACTTTTCTCGACAATGAACTTCAAAAAATGCAAGTACAGGTCCAGGCTTAGTGATGCACACCTTGAAGCTGTACTCAGGGTTTCAACTGTGACCTCCATCAAGGTAAATGTGGCTCATCTGTGTGAGCAGAAGCGCTGCCAGGTGTCTGGCAAGAAATAA